The proteins below are encoded in one region of Arenibacter algicola:
- a CDS encoding SusC/RagA family TonB-linked outer membrane protein has protein sequence MKLTTLLLIVSLFQIHANETYGQKTKITLNLENVSIESVLNRIESLTEFKFMYNDKEVDYKKIVSVSADKELVTTILDRIFSKMHITYEVLDKQIVLKPEKNVPPPTRDKEEKVELYQPFKVNGTILDSDGSPLPGANVLEKGTTNGTQSDFDGNFSIDVSGPNAVLVVSYIGFTTSEMAINGQTNVSITLEESATGLSEVVVTALGIKREKKSLGYASQELDGEQVSAAREPNLLNGISGKVAGLQITNSPSGLGGSARVSIRGDASLNINGNSPLFIVDGTPISNEIVGSSGSGTQDVDYGNGASEINPENIESINVLKGPAAAALYGARAANGAIIITTKKGTSKKGQLGITVNSGITMENVLLLPDWQNEYGQGNNQQFAFVDGSGSGIADGVDESWGPRLDTGLMIPQFDSPREDGTRGGDYLVSNSPIIPTPWVSNPDNTLDFFNTGYTKTNSIAISKSGDLGNIRFSYQNLDQEGIVPNTDLRRNTFNLNTGLDLTDKLTINTNVNYIKSDSDNRPSLSYGTESIMYLFIWYGRQLNTNSMRDYWMPGREDLQQFNYNYNYHDNPFFNVYENTNSQNKDRVYGNISANYTINDNWSLMVRTGRDFYRDLRTKKRAFSTQRFPLGYYREDNVFFEESNTDFLLSYDKTFNGKWNVNISAGGNQFRQKQEYTQTVAPQLINPGVYSFNNTRRPLEVYTNNEQKRINSLYGFARFAYDNLLFLDVTGRNDWSSTLPTDNNSYFYPSITLSAIASDMFKMPEFVSFAKLRAAYAEVGNDTDPYKLSSFFTNETPFGDNPILTESSLIPNADLKPEITSSYEIGADIRLFQSRLNLDATYYDGRTKNQIIPISTDISSGYTSKLINAGEVRNYGFEAMLNVVPVRTENFTWNTMFNYSRNRSEVTDLGGIDYTLTERNSVFIQAREGGSISAIYGRGFQRVEDENSEYYGQMIVNNSGIPIRTDDLVYQGDYAPDYTLGILNSFKYKSLDFGFMFDIRQGGIVVSRTKTIGSTSGQLKETLEGRETGIVAEGVLETSPGVYTPNTINVDVRTFNNRYYERDNVEAAKYDASYTKLREVTLGYSLSKKIIDRLPISKARLSLTGRNLALWTDNPHFDPETVSVAGGTLQPGIENMSYPSTKTYTLNLQIDF, from the coding sequence ATGAAACTTACTACATTATTATTGATTGTTTCGCTTTTTCAAATTCATGCCAACGAAACTTATGGTCAAAAGACCAAAATTACCTTGAACCTCGAAAATGTAAGTATCGAAAGTGTATTGAACAGAATTGAGTCGCTTACAGAATTCAAATTCATGTATAATGATAAGGAGGTAGATTATAAAAAAATTGTCTCTGTGAGCGCTGATAAAGAATTGGTAACTACAATTCTTGATAGAATTTTTTCTAAGATGCACATTACCTATGAGGTATTGGATAAACAGATAGTGCTTAAACCGGAAAAAAATGTTCCCCCCCCAACTAGGGACAAAGAAGAAAAGGTTGAGTTGTATCAGCCGTTTAAGGTAAATGGTACTATTTTGGACAGTGATGGTAGCCCATTGCCTGGAGCCAACGTACTGGAAAAAGGAACTACCAACGGTACCCAGTCCGATTTTGATGGTAATTTTTCCATTGATGTTAGCGGGCCAAATGCAGTTCTAGTAGTTTCTTATATAGGGTTTACTACCTCGGAAATGGCAATAAATGGGCAGACCAATGTTTCTATTACCTTGGAAGAGAGCGCTACCGGTCTAAGTGAAGTGGTAGTAACGGCCTTGGGGATTAAACGGGAAAAGAAGTCCTTGGGATACGCGTCCCAAGAGCTTGATGGCGAGCAGGTATCCGCGGCCAGGGAGCCCAATCTTTTGAACGGCATTTCGGGAAAGGTGGCCGGGCTACAGATTACCAACAGCCCCTCGGGCCTTGGAGGTTCCGCCAGGGTATCCATAAGGGGCGATGCTTCCCTGAACATCAATGGCAACTCGCCTTTGTTCATTGTGGACGGTACCCCCATCAGTAATGAAATTGTAGGGTCGAGCGGTTCCGGGACACAGGATGTGGATTATGGAAATGGGGCTTCGGAAATTAATCCTGAGAATATAGAATCCATCAACGTGTTGAAAGGTCCTGCCGCCGCGGCATTATATGGGGCCAGGGCGGCTAACGGGGCCATTATTATAACCACCAAGAAGGGAACTTCCAAAAAGGGCCAATTGGGGATTACCGTCAATTCTGGAATTACTATGGAAAACGTTCTGTTGTTGCCGGACTGGCAAAACGAATACGGCCAGGGGAACAACCAGCAGTTTGCATTCGTTGACGGAAGTGGGAGCGGTATCGCCGATGGTGTTGACGAAAGTTGGGGCCCCAGATTGGATACCGGGCTAATGATCCCACAGTTCGATTCGCCACGGGAGGACGGTACCAGGGGAGGGGACTATTTGGTAAGCAATTCCCCTATAATTCCAACGCCATGGGTTTCCAATCCGGACAATACCTTGGATTTCTTTAATACTGGATACACAAAGACGAATAGCATTGCCATTTCCAAATCGGGGGACTTGGGCAATATCAGGTTCTCCTATCAAAATCTGGATCAGGAGGGCATAGTGCCCAATACGGACCTTAGGCGAAATACCTTTAATCTGAATACAGGCCTTGACCTGACGGATAAACTGACGATCAATACCAATGTAAATTATATAAAATCCGATAGTGACAATAGGCCTTCCCTGAGCTATGGTACGGAAAGTATCATGTACCTCTTTATCTGGTACGGTAGGCAATTGAACACCAACAGTATGCGGGATTATTGGATGCCCGGCAGGGAAGATCTGCAGCAGTTCAACTATAATTACAACTATCACGACAACCCTTTCTTCAACGTATATGAGAATACCAACTCCCAGAACAAGGACAGGGTATATGGAAACATTAGTGCCAATTACACCATAAACGACAATTGGAGCTTAATGGTAAGGACCGGAAGGGATTTCTATCGCGATCTAAGGACCAAGAAAAGGGCGTTCAGCACACAGCGTTTCCCCCTTGGTTACTACAGGGAGGACAATGTGTTCTTTGAAGAGTCCAATACGGATTTCCTTTTGTCCTATGATAAGACCTTCAACGGGAAATGGAACGTAAATATATCCGCCGGCGGCAACCAATTTCGCCAGAAACAGGAGTATACCCAGACCGTTGCGCCACAGTTGATCAACCCGGGCGTGTATTCCTTCAACAACACCAGGAGGCCGCTGGAGGTATATACCAACAACGAACAGAAGAGGATCAACAGTCTCTATGGTTTTGCCAGGTTTGCCTATGATAATCTGCTTTTCCTGGATGTAACCGGACGTAACGATTGGTCCAGTACCCTGCCTACGGACAATAATTCCTATTTCTATCCTTCGATTACCTTGAGTGCCATTGCCAGTGACATGTTCAAAATGCCGGAATTTGTGTCCTTTGCAAAATTAAGGGCGGCATATGCCGAGGTAGGTAATGATACGGATCCCTATAAGTTGTCCAGTTTCTTTACCAACGAAACGCCTTTTGGGGATAACCCGATTTTGACGGAATCCTCCTTGATCCCCAATGCGGACCTGAAGCCCGAGATTACATCATCCTATGAGATCGGTGCCGATATCCGTTTGTTCCAAAGTAGGCTTAATTTGGATGCCACCTATTATGACGGTCGCACCAAGAACCAGATCATACCTATAAGTACGGATATTTCCAGCGGGTATACCAGTAAGCTTATCAACGCCGGTGAGGTGAGGAACTATGGGTTCGAGGCCATGTTGAACGTTGTGCCCGTCAGGACGGAAAACTTTACATGGAACACCATGTTCAACTATTCCAGGAACAGGAGCGAGGTCACCGATCTGGGAGGTATAGATTATACCCTTACCGAGAGGAACAGTGTCTTTATCCAGGCCAGGGAAGGCGGTTCCATCAGTGCCATTTACGGTAGGGGATTCCAACGTGTAGAGGACGAGAACAGTGAGTATTACGGGCAAATGATCGTAAATAACAGCGGTATCCCCATCAGGACGGACGATCTGGTGTACCAGGGCGATTATGCCCCCGATTATACCTTGGGGATACTGAACAGTTTTAAGTACAAGTCGTTGGATTTTGGATTTATGTTCGATATCAGACAAGGTGGGATAGTAGTATCCAGGACCAAAACGATAGGTTCCACTTCCGGGCAGTTAAAGGAGACTTTGGAAGGAAGGGAGACCGGAATCGTTGCAGAAGGTGTATTGGAGACCTCTCCCGGAGTATATACGCCCAACACAATAAACGTGGACGTAAGGACCTTCAATAACCGCTACTACGAGCGTGACAACGTGGAGGCGGCCAAATACGATGCCTCCTACACCAAATTGCGCGAGGTTACCTTGGGCTATAGCCTTTCAAAGAAAATTATAGACAGGCTTCCCATCAGCAAGGCAAGATTGTCTTTAACGGGAAGGAATTTGGCGCTATGGACGGACAACCCCCATTTTGATCCGGAAACGGTCTCGGTGGCCGGAGGCACCCTGCAGCCCGGTATAGAGAATATGTCCTATCCCAGTACCAAAACATACACTCTGAATTTACAAATCGATTTTTAA
- a CDS encoding SusD/RagB family nutrient-binding outer membrane lipoprotein, protein MKNIHNIKKGFFAMFLLAAFMGCTEDFEEINQNPNFPEQASSELLLPGVLRQMAYNWGNQGWEEGFTVVQYGARLQFTSGDIYQWSPTSDPYNDAYDGLRDIENIIRDNRENPDRQNYYGVGLIVKSWIYSYLTDAYGDVPYTDAVKGISDDNITPEFTPQQEIYDGLLADLKAANAALTGTQNISGDILYGGDVLKWRKFANSLRLRLLMRISDVDQAKATAGMAEIMGDPTTYPIFEGNGDAALLQWNSDNPQPKYNTRSGSFDEVRLSLTLETRLKDLNDRRLIVFAQPTSNSGKGIYSDNLDDYVGMPNGLDDEAALGYSPTGNPNEVGSNFISRIGILLACRACNVELASPTASQTIIMDYSELQFILAEARERNFISVGDAATYYENGIRASFSYYLDRIIAGGWNEIAADLQAFDLDGYIAQAAVAYTGTTAEKLEKVALQKWIALFYTGFEAWSDWRRTGMPEVIPGPDAVNDKKVPVRFQYPNSVKSTNNANYQQAVTRMGGDDLNTRLWWDVTSNN, encoded by the coding sequence ATGAAAAACATACATAATATAAAAAAGGGTTTCTTCGCGATGTTTCTTTTGGCAGCTTTTATGGGTTGTACGGAAGATTTTGAAGAAATAAATCAAAACCCCAACTTTCCCGAGCAGGCTTCCTCGGAACTGCTTTTGCCCGGGGTTTTAAGACAGATGGCCTATAATTGGGGAAACCAGGGATGGGAAGAAGGCTTTACCGTGGTTCAATATGGTGCCCGATTGCAGTTTACCTCCGGGGATATATACCAGTGGTCCCCGACCAGTGACCCTTATAACGACGCCTATGACGGGCTGCGCGATATTGAGAATATTATCCGCGATAACAGGGAAAACCCGGATCGCCAAAATTATTATGGCGTTGGGCTTATCGTTAAATCGTGGATCTATTCCTATCTAACGGATGCTTATGGCGATGTTCCCTACACCGATGCCGTAAAGGGGATCAGCGATGATAATATTACGCCTGAGTTTACGCCCCAACAGGAAATTTATGACGGACTTCTGGCCGACCTAAAAGCCGCCAACGCGGCATTGACAGGTACACAGAATATATCCGGGGATATATTGTACGGTGGCGATGTACTGAAATGGAGGAAGTTTGCCAATTCGCTACGGCTTCGTCTCCTGATGAGGATCAGTGATGTGGACCAGGCCAAGGCTACGGCCGGTATGGCGGAGATCATGGGGGACCCGACCACATATCCCATATTCGAGGGCAATGGGGATGCGGCACTGTTGCAATGGAATTCCGATAATCCACAGCCCAAATACAATACCCGGTCCGGTAGTTTTGACGAGGTCAGGCTGAGCCTTACCCTGGAGACCAGATTGAAGGACCTGAACGATAGAAGGCTTATCGTCTTTGCCCAGCCCACTTCCAATTCCGGAAAAGGGATCTATTCCGACAACTTGGATGATTATGTAGGTATGCCAAACGGCCTGGACGATGAGGCCGCCCTAGGCTACAGCCCTACCGGTAATCCCAATGAGGTGGGGTCCAATTTCATCTCCAGAATAGGGATCCTATTGGCTTGCAGGGCCTGTAACGTGGAGCTTGCCTCCCCAACAGCTTCCCAGACCATCATTATGGATTATTCAGAACTCCAGTTTATCCTTGCCGAGGCCAGGGAAAGAAATTTCATAAGCGTGGGCGATGCCGCCACTTATTATGAAAATGGAATAAGAGCTTCCTTTTCGTATTATTTGGACAGGATAATTGCCGGGGGCTGGAACGAGATCGCTGCGGATCTACAGGCCTTTGACCTGGACGGCTATATTGCACAGGCGGCGGTGGCCTATACGGGGACAACGGCCGAAAAGCTGGAAAAAGTGGCCCTTCAAAAATGGATAGCCCTGTTTTATACCGGTTTTGAGGCCTGGTCGGATTGGAGGCGTACCGGAATGCCTGAAGTTATACCAGGTCCGGATGCCGTAAACGATAAGAAGGTCCCGGTAAGGTTTCAGTATCCCAATTCCGTGAAATCAACAAATAATGCCAACTACCAGCAGGCGGTGACCCGTATGGGAGGGGACGACCTCAACACCAGACTTTGGTGGGATGTTACCAGTAACAATTAA
- a CDS encoding amino acid permease — translation MDKSYFESRELKRHAGVWSLWALGVGAVISGHFSGWNLGLASGGWGGMFVATCIVAIMYVGLTQSVAEMSPALPHTGGAYSFARSAMGPWGGFFTGLVENLEFILTPAVIVFFLSNYMQGIFETAPEMLPFWWFGFYTIFTLLNIVGVELSFRFTVALTLLALGCLGIFWLSSIGSADFMTYALDIKAGPDGSAEHLDGGGGSLFPMGWEGALKAMPFAVWLFLAIEQLPLAAEESVDPKNDMPKGLTYGIITLIISAFLILWLNASIPLGSYALSQSGEPLLDGFKVLYGDNIAKLLALVASIGLLASFHTIIFAFGRQIYSLSRAGYFPVILSLTHSKRKTPYTALILGSLIGFTVLMVTKFLAGNESEVFVGGALLNIAVFSAMLSYILQCGSFLLLRKDKPDLERPYVSPFGKFGAWTTIFLASIIIYFQLQDQSYRTAVFISIGYLIIGLVYFGLKGRHRLILSPEEEFALEHEAKKELAKN, via the coding sequence ATGGATAAATCCTATTTTGAATCTAGGGAACTGAAACGCCATGCAGGGGTTTGGTCTTTATGGGCCTTGGGTGTTGGAGCTGTGATTTCAGGACATTTTTCAGGGTGGAATCTGGGCTTGGCTTCTGGAGGGTGGGGCGGTATGTTCGTCGCCACTTGTATCGTAGCTATAATGTATGTTGGACTCACCCAAAGTGTAGCAGAAATGTCTCCGGCCCTACCACATACCGGAGGCGCATATTCATTTGCCAGATCGGCCATGGGACCTTGGGGTGGCTTCTTTACAGGCTTGGTAGAAAACTTGGAATTTATACTTACCCCGGCCGTTATTGTTTTTTTTCTAAGTAATTATATGCAGGGCATCTTTGAAACGGCACCGGAAATGTTGCCTTTTTGGTGGTTCGGATTTTATACCATCTTTACCCTTTTGAATATCGTAGGGGTAGAGCTGTCTTTTCGCTTTACCGTGGCCTTAACCTTATTGGCTTTGGGATGTTTGGGCATATTTTGGCTGTCATCTATTGGAAGTGCTGATTTTATGACTTATGCCTTGGATATTAAGGCTGGCCCCGATGGTAGTGCAGAACATTTGGATGGTGGCGGAGGTTCCCTTTTCCCAATGGGATGGGAAGGAGCGCTTAAAGCAATGCCATTTGCAGTTTGGTTGTTTTTGGCCATTGAGCAGTTGCCCTTGGCGGCGGAGGAATCCGTAGATCCCAAAAATGATATGCCCAAGGGGTTGACCTATGGGATAATTACTTTGATTATATCGGCCTTTTTAATTTTATGGCTCAATGCCTCTATACCTTTGGGGTCCTATGCCCTTTCCCAATCCGGGGAACCCTTATTGGACGGATTTAAGGTGCTGTACGGGGACAATATAGCCAAGCTATTGGCCTTGGTGGCGTCAATTGGCCTGTTGGCATCTTTCCATACCATAATTTTTGCGTTTGGCAGACAGATTTATTCCTTGTCCAGGGCAGGGTATTTCCCTGTAATATTATCCTTGACCCATAGCAAAAGAAAAACACCATATACTGCTTTGATTCTTGGTTCTCTTATTGGGTTTACGGTTTTGATGGTCACCAAATTTTTGGCCGGAAATGAAAGTGAGGTATTTGTTGGGGGGGCTTTATTGAACATTGCCGTTTTTAGTGCCATGCTCTCCTATATATTGCAATGTGGCTCCTTTTTATTGCTGAGGAAGGATAAACCGGATTTGGAAAGACCTTATGTTAGTCCGTTCGGGAAATTCGGTGCCTGGACCACTATATTTTTGGCCAGTATAATTATATATTTTCAGTTACAGGATCAATCTTATAGGACGGCAGTTTTTATATCCATAGGGTATCTAATTATCGGGTTGGTATACTTTGGGCTAAAAGGTAGGCATAGATTGATACTGTCGCCGGAAGAAGAGTTTGCTTTGGAACACGAGGCAAAAAAGGAATTGGCAAAAAACTGA
- a CDS encoding glutamine synthetase family protein: protein MKKEAPKMTVESVRSYIQEHQIENIKLAVVDVDGVLRGKYVNSKKFLSALDKGFGFCSVIFGWDSNDVLYKNDSFTGWADGFTDANATIDASSMRMLPTEDFKSVIFLVDFSESSAASVCPRSILRKTLDRLGNLGLKASASFEFEFFLFNESPKSVRDKNYHNLEPMTPGNFGYSILRSSTHASFYHEIMELSKEMDMPLEGLHTETGAGVLEGALEYSEALRAADNGALFKNFIKVWAQQNNLMACFMAKWSSNYPGQSGHIHISLQNTDGSSAFFDKDKTDGMSDVMRWFIGGQQKLMPEFLAMVASTCNSYTRLIPGFWAPTAASWGIDNRTCALRAIPGSEKSQRVEYRVSAADINPYLALAAAIGSGLWGIENKIEPTKAVDGNAYDVDFSQELQLPRTLSQAAEKFKNSTIARDLFGDIFVDHYAYTRLWEDQQQLGAITDWQLKRYFEII from the coding sequence ATGAAAAAGGAAGCACCAAAAATGACCGTAGAATCGGTTAGAAGTTATATACAGGAACATCAAATTGAAAATATAAAGTTGGCCGTTGTTGATGTTGATGGAGTTCTCCGCGGGAAATACGTTAATTCCAAAAAGTTCCTATCCGCTTTGGACAAGGGATTTGGTTTTTGCAGTGTAATCTTTGGTTGGGATTCCAATGATGTACTATATAAGAATGATTCCTTTACTGGCTGGGCAGATGGTTTTACCGATGCCAACGCTACGATAGATGCATCCAGTATGCGAATGTTGCCAACGGAAGATTTCAAGTCCGTTATTTTTTTGGTTGATTTTTCCGAGAGCAGTGCAGCAAGTGTTTGTCCAAGATCTATTCTGCGGAAAACCTTGGATAGATTGGGAAACTTGGGGCTTAAGGCAAGTGCCTCTTTTGAGTTCGAATTTTTCCTTTTCAATGAATCCCCGAAATCCGTTCGCGATAAGAATTATCATAATCTGGAACCAATGACGCCAGGTAACTTTGGGTATTCCATTTTGCGCAGTTCTACCCATGCCAGTTTTTATCACGAAATAATGGAACTCTCCAAGGAGATGGACATGCCTTTGGAAGGGCTGCATACAGAGACTGGTGCAGGGGTGCTGGAAGGGGCCCTTGAATATTCCGAAGCCTTGAGGGCAGCCGATAATGGAGCTTTATTTAAAAATTTTATTAAGGTTTGGGCGCAACAAAACAATTTAATGGCCTGCTTTATGGCCAAATGGTCTTCCAATTATCCAGGACAATCCGGTCATATCCATATTTCCTTGCAAAATACGGATGGTTCCTCTGCTTTCTTCGATAAAGATAAAACCGATGGCATGTCCGATGTAATGCGATGGTTTATTGGAGGACAGCAAAAGTTAATGCCCGAGTTTTTGGCCATGGTGGCTTCTACCTGCAACAGCTATACCAGACTCATTCCTGGTTTTTGGGCCCCCACCGCTGCCTCTTGGGGTATAGATAATAGAACATGTGCCCTCAGGGCCATTCCTGGTTCAGAAAAGTCGCAAAGAGTGGAATATAGGGTTTCCGCAGCCGATATTAATCCATATTTGGCACTGGCAGCCGCCATTGGTTCAGGATTGTGGGGGATTGAGAATAAAATTGAACCTACAAAAGCGGTAGACGGGAACGCCTACGATGTAGACTTTTCACAGGAGCTTCAGTTGCCCAGGACCTTGTCCCAAGCGGCCGAAAAATTTAAGAATTCAACAATTGCACGGGACCTGTTTGGTGATATATTTGTGGATCATTATGCTTATACCAGACTATGGGAAGACCAACAACAACTTGGAGCTATAACCGACTGGCAATTAAAACGTTATTTCGAAATAATTTAA
- a CDS encoding aldehyde dehydrogenase family protein — translation MINTISPIDGTIYFTAEEHGTKDIEQALHQAKSAFPLWSNLSITERAKFITGFVEAIVEDKNYIALEITWQMGRPLGQSPGEIKGFADRAHYMIGIAEESLGDYKVVDAANPDKRWVERVPIGVVSVLSPWNYPFLTSVNAIVPALMAGNVVILKHSFQTPLVAERYAKAAAKAGLPKGVFQILHLNHKNTAQLIGDNRIDGVYFTGSVQGGVAVQNSLTNKFIPCGLELGGKDPAYVMADANLENSVENLVDGAFFNSGQSCCGIERIYVHEKLYDKFVDGFVALTKQYKLGNPLDAETNLGPMVKTDAANYVRKQIEQALGKGAKSLVSESLFKASKKDTPYLSPHVLVNVDHSMEVMTEESFGPVVGIMKVENDEEALRLMNDSQYGLTASLWANDMDRAIDLGRKIETGTVFMNRCDYLDPALAWTGVKNSGKGVTLSKMGYDHVTRVKSFNFRKGK, via the coding sequence ATGATAAATACCATATCACCTATAGACGGCACTATTTATTTCACTGCCGAAGAACATGGCACAAAAGATATTGAACAGGCCTTACATCAGGCGAAAAGTGCTTTTCCACTTTGGTCCAATCTTTCCATTACCGAGCGTGCTAAATTTATTACAGGCTTTGTTGAAGCCATTGTTGAGGATAAAAATTATATCGCCCTCGAAATAACCTGGCAAATGGGGAGGCCCTTGGGACAATCCCCTGGAGAGATAAAGGGCTTTGCAGACCGTGCCCATTATATGATAGGAATAGCGGAAGAGTCTTTGGGCGACTATAAAGTTGTAGATGCTGCGAATCCGGATAAAAGATGGGTAGAGCGTGTTCCAATAGGTGTGGTTAGCGTGCTGAGTCCTTGGAACTATCCATTCTTGACCTCAGTAAATGCTATTGTTCCCGCCTTAATGGCAGGAAATGTGGTTATTTTAAAGCATTCTTTCCAGACACCATTGGTGGCGGAACGTTATGCCAAGGCAGCTGCCAAGGCCGGACTGCCAAAAGGGGTATTTCAGATACTGCACCTGAACCATAAAAATACGGCCCAGTTAATTGGTGATAATCGAATAGACGGGGTGTACTTTACGGGTTCTGTACAGGGTGGAGTAGCCGTTCAGAATTCCTTGACAAACAAATTTATACCCTGTGGTTTGGAATTGGGAGGAAAGGATCCTGCCTATGTCATGGCCGATGCCAATTTGGAAAATAGTGTGGAAAATTTGGTGGATGGGGCTTTTTTTAACAGTGGGCAGTCCTGTTGTGGTATTGAAAGAATTTATGTTCATGAAAAGCTTTACGACAAGTTTGTTGATGGATTTGTAGCACTTACCAAGCAGTACAAATTAGGGAATCCGTTGGATGCAGAAACCAATTTGGGGCCTATGGTGAAGACCGATGCGGCCAATTATGTAAGAAAACAAATAGAGCAAGCCTTGGGTAAGGGGGCAAAATCTTTGGTGTCAGAATCTTTATTCAAAGCGTCCAAAAAAGATACGCCTTATTTATCTCCGCATGTGCTGGTCAATGTGGATCACAGTATGGAGGTAATGACCGAGGAGAGTTTTGGACCCGTAGTTGGGATTATGAAGGTGGAGAACGATGAGGAGGCATTAAGGTTAATGAATGATTCCCAGTATGGACTTACCGCTTCCCTTTGGGCAAACGATATGGATAGGGCTATTGATCTGGGTAGGAAAATTGAGACCGGTACCGTTTTTATGAACCGTTGCGATTATTTAGATCCTGCACTGGCTTGGACGGGCGTTAAAAATTCCGGCAAGGGCGTTACATTGTCAAAAATGGGATACGACCATGTTACCCGGGTTAAATCATTCAATTTTAGAAAAGGGAAGTAA
- a CDS encoding iron-containing alcohol dehydrogenase → MQLANTNWNYPTTIWFGNGRINELSQACKKLGINNPLFVTDEGLVKLDIVGKTINILKRDGLNFTVYSDVQGNPTEKNVVDGVAHYLKNKHDGVIAFGGGSAIDAAKTIAFMSGQTRSLWDFEDVGDNWSYADPAGIAPIVAIPTTAGTGSEVGRASVILDEKQHTKKIIFHPRMLPAIVISDPELTLGLPPHITAWTGVDAMVHAIEAYCAPGYHPMADGIAIEAIRIIAKYLPIAVKDGKNLEARGQMLVAASMGATAFQKGLGSVHSVAHQLGAIYNKQHGLLNAIILPYALKQNKSAIEERMVHLSKVLGLEKEGADAIINYIIGLRKELNIPHTLKEIDINLDNAQEIGEMAYKDPSTPSNAKPVNAKDMEQLFRAAVSGDINGL, encoded by the coding sequence ATGCAATTAGCAAATACAAATTGGAATTATCCTACCACCATCTGGTTTGGAAATGGTAGAATAAACGAACTATCGCAGGCATGCAAAAAATTGGGAATCAATAACCCTTTATTTGTTACCGATGAAGGCTTGGTAAAACTGGATATAGTTGGGAAGACCATAAACATTCTAAAAAGGGATGGGTTGAATTTCACGGTCTATAGTGACGTACAGGGAAATCCAACAGAAAAAAATGTGGTTGATGGGGTGGCCCATTATTTAAAGAACAAACATGATGGGGTCATTGCCTTTGGAGGTGGATCTGCCATTGATGCGGCCAAGACCATCGCATTTATGTCCGGCCAAACAAGGTCCTTATGGGATTTTGAAGATGTGGGAGATAATTGGAGTTATGCAGATCCTGCCGGAATTGCACCTATTGTAGCCATCCCTACCACAGCAGGTACAGGTTCGGAGGTAGGTAGGGCTTCGGTAATATTGGATGAAAAACAGCATACCAAGAAAATCATTTTTCACCCAAGAATGTTACCGGCAATCGTGATATCGGATCCGGAACTAACCTTGGGCCTGCCACCACATATAACGGCTTGGACCGGTGTAGATGCTATGGTACATGCCATTGAGGCCTATTGTGCTCCAGGGTACCACCCTATGGCCGATGGTATTGCCATTGAGGCTATCCGAATTATTGCCAAGTATTTACCAATAGCAGTTAAGGACGGGAAAAATTTGGAAGCTAGGGGCCAAATGTTGGTAGCGGCATCCATGGGTGCAACGGCCTTTCAAAAAGGACTTGGATCCGTGCATTCCGTGGCCCATCAATTGGGCGCTATTTACAACAAACAGCATGGTTTGTTAAACGCTATAATATTGCCCTATGCCCTAAAACAGAACAAATCGGCAATAGAGGAAAGAATGGTGCATTTAAGTAAGGTGTTGGGTCTGGAAAAGGAGGGTGCCGATGCTATTATCAATTATATAATCGGTTTGAGAAAAGAATTGAATATCCCGCATACTTTAAAGGAAATAGACATTAATTTGGATAATGCACAGGAAATTGGGGAAATGGCCTATAAGGATCCTTCCACTCCTTCAAATGCCAAACCTGTTAACGCGAAGGATATGGAGCAGCTTTTTAGAGCCGCGGTATCTGGAGATATAAACGGACTGTAA